The following proteins are encoded in a genomic region of Maylandia zebra isolate NMK-2024a linkage group LG1, Mzebra_GT3a, whole genome shotgun sequence:
- the nnt2 gene encoding NAD(P) transhydrogenase, mitochondrial codes for MSTLLRCICSSSVILSQRGVHLKFPGRRHFRTFPVLWDQKASRGVLYKDLVVGVPKETLQNERRVALSPAGVQALVKQGFRVQVESGAGDESKFSDQQYRDAGATITDVKGALGSDLVLKVRAPSLSEVDLLKPKSTLVSFIYPAQNQELMNKLSQRQSTVLAMDQVPRVTIAQGYDALSSMANIAGYKAVVLAANHFGRFFTGQITAAGKVPPAKVLVIGGGVAGLAAAGAAKSMGAIVRGFDTRPAALEQFKSFGAEPLEVDLKESGEGVGGYAKEMSKEFIEAEMALFAKQCKEVDIIVSTALIPGKRAPILIKKEFVESMKDGSVVVDLAAEAGGNIETTKPGQLHVYRGVTHIGYSDLPSRMATQASSLYSNNILKLLKAISPDKEYFHYEPKEEFDYGTIDHVIRGTLVMKEGKNMFPSPLPKTVPPSPVKQKTVAELEAEKVASVSPFNRTMTSAGVYTAGLSTCLALGIISPNAAFTQMVTTFGLGGIVGYHTVWGVTPALHSPLMSVTNAISGLTAVGGLVLMGGGLTPSSLPESLALAAAFVSSINIAGGFLITQRMLDMFKRPTDPPEYNYLYLLPGATFVGGYGASVAAGYSIEQMMYLGSGLCCVGALAGLSAQSSSRLGNALGMMGVAGGLAATLGALKPSPELLSQMSLAMAGGGTLGLTIAKRIEISDLPQLVAAFHSLVGLAAVLTCIAEYMIEYPHLDTHPAAGVLKTVAYLGTYIGGVTFSGSLVAYGKLQGLLSSAPLLLPGRHMLNASLMAASVGGMVPFMLSSSYGTGMGCLLGVSGLSTVMGVTLTAAIGGADMPVVITVLNSYSGWALCAEGFLLDNNLMTIVGALIGSSGAILSYIMCVAMNRSLPNVILGGYGTTSTLGGKPMEIVGTHTEVNVDQTIDIIKEANNIIITPGWGLCAAKAQYPIADMVKMLKEQGKTVRFGIHPVAGRMPGQLNVLLAEAGVPYDVVLEMDEINDDFPETDLTLVIGANDTVNSAAQEDPNSIIAGMPVLEVWKSKQVIVMKRTLGVGYAAVDNPIFYKPNTSMLLGDAKKTCDSLQAKIRETFY; via the exons ATGTCGACCCTTCTCCGCTGCATCTGTAGCTCCTCTGTCATTCTGTCCCAGCGAGGGGTCCATCTGAAGTTCCCTGGAAGGAGGCATTTCAGGACTTTCCCTGTGTTATGGGACCAAAAGGCCTCCAGAG GTGTGCTCTACAAGGACCTGGTGGTTGGAGTTCCTAAGGAGACGTTACAGAATGAGCGTCGCGTGGCGCTGTCTCCGGCTGGGGTGCAGGCGCTGGTCAAACAGGGCTTCAGGGTGCAGGTGGAAAGCGGCGCCGGGGACGAATCAAAATTCTCCGATCAGCAGTACAGAGATGCTGGAGCCACCATTACTGATGTTAAGGGAGCCCTCGGCTCAGACTTGGTCCTTAAG gttcGAGCCCCCAGTTTGAGTGAGGTAGATCTCCTGAAACCCAAATCCACCCTGGTGAGCTTCATCTATCCAGCACAGAACCAGGAGCTGATGAATAAGCtgtcacagaggcagagcaCTGTGCTGGCCATGGATCAGGTGCCCAGAGTTACCATTGCACAAGGCTACGATGCACTCAGTTCCATGGCTAACATTGCTGG GTACAAGGCTGTGGTTCTGGCTGCCAACCACTTTGGCAGGTTCTTTACTGGTCAGATTACAGCTGCAGGAAAAGTGCCTCCAGCTAAG GTCCTGGTTATTGGAGGTGGAGTGGCTGGTTTGGCAGCAGCCGGGGCAGCTAAGTCAATGGGAGCCATAGTCAGAGGGTTTGATACCAG GCCAGCTGCTCTGGAGCAGTTCAAGTCGTTTGGGGCTGAGCCTTTAGAAGTAGACCTCAAAGAGTCTGGCGAGGGTGTTGGCGGTTATGCCAAGGAGATGTCAAAGGAGTTCATCGAGGCTGAGATGGCTCTTTTTGCCAAGCAGTGTAAAGAGGTCGACATTATTGTCAGCACTGCCCTGATTCCCG GGAAGCGTGCACCCATACTGATCAAAAAGGAGTTTGTAGAGTCTATGAAGGATGGCTCTGTAGTGGTGGATCTAGCTGCAGAGGCAGGGGGCAACATCGAGACCACAAAGCCCGGACAGCTGCATGTTTACAGG GGAGTAACACACATCGGCTACTCAGACCTGCCCAGCCGCATGGCCACCCAAGCCAGCAGTCTATATTCAAACAACATACTGAAGCTTCTGAAGGCCATTAGTCCAGACAAGGAATACTTCCACTATGAGCCCAAAGAAGAATTTGATTATGGAACAATTGACCACGTCATCCGTGGGACTCTTGTTATGaag GAAGGCAAGAACATGTTCCCATCACCCCTTCCAAAAACAGTCCCGCCATCGCCGGTGAAACAGAAAACGGTTGCAGAGTTGGAGGCCGAGAAAGTGGCGTCCGTTTCGCCCTTCAACCGCACCATGACCTCTGCTGGTGTCTACACTGCag GCCTGTCTACCTGTCTGGCTCTAGGCATCATCTCGCCCAATGCTGCTTTCACTCAGATGGTCACCACCTTTGGTTTGGGTGGGATAGTGGGATACCACACTGTGTGGGGTGTGACCCCCGCTCTGCACTCACCTCTCATGTCCGTCACCAATGCCATCTCAG GTCTGACTGCGGTGGGAGGCCTGGTGCTGATGGGTGGAGGTCTCACACCTTCTTCCCTGCCCGAGAGTCTTGCTCTGGCTGCTGCCTTCGTTTCCTCCATCAACATTGCTG gtggttTTCTGATCACCCAGAGGATGCTGGACATGTTTAAACGGCCCACCGACCCTCCTGAGTACAATTACCTGTATTTGCTGCCTGGGGCTACATTTGTTGGAGGATATGGAGCCTCTGTGGCTGCTGGGTACAGCATCGAGCAG ATGATGTACTTAGGCTCAGGTTTGTGCTGTGTCGGGGCGCTGGCCGGCCTGTCTGCCCAGAGCAGCAGTCGCTTGGGGAACGCCCTCGGCATGATGGGAGTGGCAGGGGGCCTTGCTGCCACCCTTGGTGCCCTCAAACCCTCACCGGAGCTGCTGTCTCAGATGTCTCTGGCTATGGCCGGTGGGGGAACCCTGG GTCTGACCATTGCCAAGCGTATTGAAATCTCAGACTTGCCCCAGCTTGTGGCAGCTTTCCACAGCCTTGTGGGCCTGGCGGCTGTTCTCACATGCATTGCCGAGTATATGATTGAGTACCCTCACCTGGATACTCACCCAGCTGCAGGTGTGCTCAAGACTGTGGCTTACCTGGGCACTTACATCGGAGGCGTCACATTCAGTGGATCACTGGTGGCCTATGGCAAGCTTCAAG GTCTTTTGAGCTCTGCCCCCCTGCTGCTACCTGGACGGCACATGCTGAATGCCAGTCTGATGGCAGCATCTGTTGGAGGCATGGTGCCCTTTATGCTTAGTTCCAGTTATGGTACTGGCATGGGGTGCCTGCTGGGAGTGTCTGGGCTTTCCACTGTCATG GGTGTAACGCTAACAGCAGCCATCGGAGGTGCTGACATGCCCGTGGTCATTACTGTGCTGAACAGCTACTCAGGATGGGCACTATGTGCCGAAGGCTTCTTGCTTGACAACAATCTCATGACAATTGTTGGAGCGCTGATTGGCTCCTCTGGTGCAATCCTCTCCTACATCATGTGTGTG GCTATGAACCGCTCCCTGCCAAACGTGATCCTGGGCGGGTACGGCACCACCTCAACATTGGGTGGTAAGCCCATGGAGATTGTTGGCACTCACACCGAGGTCAATGTGGACCAAACCATTGACATAATCAAAGAAGCCAACAACATCATCATTACTCCAG GTTGGGGTCTGTGTGCGGCCAAAGCCCAGTATCCTATTGCAGATATGGTGAAGATGCTGAAGGAACAAGGCAAGACTGTGAG GTTTGGCATCCACCCAGTGGCCGGTCGTATGCCCGGCCAGCTGAACGTACTCTTGGCCGAGGCTGGCGTTCCCTATGACGTGGTCCTGGAGATGGATGAGATCAATGACGACTTCCCAG AGACAGACTTGACGCTGGTCATCGGTGCCAATGACACGGTGAATTCGGCGGCGCAAGAAGATCCCAACTCTATAATTGCTGGCATGCCGGTCCTGGAGGTGTGGAAGTCCAAACAG GTGATAGTGATGAAGCGTACTTTG
- the afg2b gene encoding ATPase family gene 2 protein homolog B — MEPLRLLSVDPSDRGSQRCRLGPGMMSALGVHLGSPLLVSVSGGSCLCTAWPRADLAEGFLQMDLKCFSPSLLSELPSHLSLDPAQLTPVVCSKLKGVRITVIVQSVDFRKRTPHRLVHELVKDTLKGVCVHDGFLINLEDFDTEIKYVVIESISPESDSAGFITSKTAVEIAGVQTLRHYRSQLQERHTVQLGGLEEVSASLREMLKLPLLYPSTLSSLGVSCPRGVLLVGPPGVGKTLLVRQVVGEVGASLVVVRGPEVVGARPGESEETLRAVFERARSAADEGPCVLFLDELDSLCPRRTSSSAPENRLVAQLLTLMDGMNQSDRFLIVGATNRPDSLDPALRRPGRFDREIIIGAPTLQQRKAILSVLCERMPVCPSVNLTALAQTTTGYVGADLSALCREAAMHAIREDSKCSGEQLVSMKHFHEALKSVRPSCLRSSMGRTELSPVTWEQIGGLDDVKLKLRQSIEWPMAHPEAFVRLGLCQPRGVLLYGPPGCAKTTLVKAAATSSNCAFLSVSGADLYSPYVGDSEKALAQLFHQARACAPSILFLDEIDSLIGSRSHSQTPNSVQTRLLSVLLNEMDGIGLKTHERRGTEKIFQAEGVEESLTPEQLDCQEVCNKDVMVVAATNRPDCLDSALLRPGRLDHIIYVPPPDHEARLAVLKVCTKRMPVGADVRLEDLAAKTELFSGADLENLCKEAALLALLDGNMEASDIKHTHFLRSLSKMSSSLTAQQIHKYETPPR, encoded by the exons ATGGAGCCTCTGAGGCTGCTTTCCGTGGATCCATCAGACCGGGGCTCTCAGAGATGCAGGCTTGGTCCGGGCATGATGTCGGCGCTGGGTGTGCACCTGGGCTCCCCTCTGCTGGTGTCTGTCTCCGGAGGAAGCtgcctgtgcactgcctggccCCGGGCTGACTTGGCAGAGGGCTTCCTGCAGATGGacctgaaatgtttctccccCAGTCTTCTCTCTGAGCTCCCCTCGCACCTGAGCCTGGACCCCGCTCAGCTCACACCTGTGGTCTGCTCCAAACTGAAAGGCGTCAGGATAACCGTGATAGTCCAGAGTGTCGATTTCAGGAAACGCACACCGCATCGCCTTGTTCATGAGCTCGTAAAAGACACGCTGAAAGGTGTTTGTGTCCatgatgggtttttaataaacCTGGAGGATTTCGACACAGAGATCAAATATGTTGTTATTGAAAGCATAAGTCCAGAGTCGGATAGTGCTGGATTCATCACCTCGAAGACTGCTGTTGAGATTGCTGGCGTCCAGACACTCCGACATTACAGGAGTCAGCTGCAGGAGCGGCACACGGTGCAGCTGGGGGGGCTGGAGGAG GTGTCTGCATCACTTAGAGAGATGCTGAAGCTGCCACTTCTCTATCCAAGCACACTGAGCTCTCTCGGTGTATCCTGTCCCAGAGGGGTGCTTCTGGTGGGGCCTCCAGGTGTAGGCAAAACCTTGCTGGTCCGCCAAGTGGTGGGTGAGGTGGGAGCCAGcttggtggtggtcagagggccagAG GTGGTGGGGGCTCGGCCGGGTGAGAGCGAGGAGACGCTGCGGGCCGTGTTCGAGCGTGCTCGATCGGCAGCAGATGAGGGTCCCTGTGTGCTGTTCTTAGACGAGCTGGACTCTCTGTGTCCGAGGAGAACCAGCTCGTCGGCACCGGAGAACCGGCTGGTTGCTCAGCTTCTCACACTCATGGACGGGATGAATCAGTCTGACCGCTTCCTCATCGTCGGAGCCACCAACCGGCCCGACAGCTTAGACCCAGCACTGCGCCGGCCAGGAAGATTTGACAGAGAG ATTATAATCGGAGCTCCAACCTTGCAGCAGAGAAAGGCCATCTTGTCTGTCCTGTGTGAGAGGATGCCTGTGTGTCCCAGTGTGAACCTGACAGCGCTTGCACAAACAACTACAGGCTACGTGGGAGCAGACCTCAGTGCCCTGTGCCGGGAGGCCGCCATGCACGCTATACGGGAAGACTCCAAA TGTTCAGGGGAGCAGCTGGTGAGTATGAAGCACTTTCATGAGGCTTTGAAGTCGGTGCGTCCCTCTTGCCTTAGGAGCAGCATGGGCAGGACGGAGCTCTCTCCGGTGACCTGGGAGCAAATTGGAGGCCTGGATGACGTCAAACTCAAACTAAGACAG AGCATCGAGTGGCCGATGGCGCACCCTGAAGCCTTTGTTCGTCTAGGTCTGTGTCAACCTCGAGGTGTGCTGCTGTACGGGCCTCCGGGATGCGCAAAGACGACGCTTGTCAAAGCTGCCGCTACTTCCTCCAACTGTGCCTTCCTGTCTGTCAGTGGCGCTGACCTCTACTCTCCCTACGTCGGAGATTCAGAGAAGGCTTTAGCTCAG CTGTTTCATCAGGCCCGGGCCTGCGCTCCAAGCATCCTGTTCCTCGATGAGATTGACTCACTGATTGGCTCGCGGTCACACAGTCAAACACCAAACAGCGTACAGACTCGTCTTCTCTCTGTGCTCCTCAATGAGATGGATGGGATCGGCCTGAAGACTCATGAGAGGAGAGGGACGGAGAAGATCTTCCAGGCAGAGGGAGTCGAGGAGAGTCTCACACCTGAGCAG TTGGACTGCCAGGAAGTGTGCAACAAAGATGTAATGGTTGTAGCCGCCACAAACAGACCTGACTGTTTAGACAGCGCCCTCCTCAGGCCCGGCAGACTTGATCACATCATTTATGTCCCACCACCAGACCATGAG GCTCGACTTGCTGTCCTGAAGGTGTGCACAAAGCGTATGCCTGTGGGTGCCGATGTGCGGCTGGAGGATCTCGCAGCAAAGACCGAGCTTTTCTCTGGAGCTGACCTGGAAAATCTTTGCAAAGAG gcTGCTCTTTTGGCATTGCTGGACGGGAACATGGAAGCCTCAGACATCAAACACACGCATTTCCTGCGAtccctcagcaaaatgagctccTCTCTGACTGCACAGCAGATCCACAAATATGAAACTCCTCCCCGATGA
- the coxfa4l3 gene encoding normal mucosa of esophagus-specific gene 1 protein, which produces MSGFFQMLRKRKELIPLIGFMAFAATGATSASIYFLLTKPDVILNKTSNPEPWERLDPSKPQKLITINQQWKPVEELEIVKSLTK; this is translated from the exons ATGTCTGGATTTTTCCAAATGTTGAGAAAAAGGAAGGAG CTCATCCCTCTGATAGGGTTTATGGCTTTTGCTGCAACAGGAGCCACCTCTGCATCGATCTACTTTCTGCTCACTAAACCTGACGTTAT TTTGAATAAGACCAGCAACCCAGAGCCATGGGAGAGGCTGGACCCGTCAAAGCCCCAGAAG CTCATCACCATCAATCAGCAGTGGAAGCCCGTGGAGGAGCTGGAGATCGTGAAGAGCCTCACAAAGTGA
- the slc30a4 gene encoding putative proton-coupled zinc antiporter SLC30A4 encodes MSGGSLFGKVRSAFRRERSDWDLSDTAPFDFSDELADDEAPRFNKLKVVVSGEMSDYSAGASSNGVAVNTLVADDDDSLLDSSSSLGSPGLNMDPCDSCTRKREAIKHRRVMKRLGIAALLYLLFMTGEIIGGYVSNSLAIMTDALHILADVVGILFSMLALFLTTKPPTKRFTFGLHRLEVVAAVLSVLLIYILTGILLYEAVQRTIKQDFSIDGDVMLITAAVGVAVNIIMGFLLNQDGHLHSHSHGHGHSHGQSPAPAGASSSQSAQQQRPHGSLAVRAAFIHALGDLLQSVGVLIAAYIVRFKPELKLADPICTYIFSILVLFTTLRILRDTGVIVLEGVPRHLDTQRIREDLLKLEDVQSVDELNVWALTADKTAALVHLQLTPSSANNWEEVQAKARHMLLHTYGLTRCTVQIQTHRQRVARSCTNCQEASA; translated from the exons ATGTCAGGTGGGAGCCTGTTCGGCAAGGTGCGGTCCGCCTTCAGGAGGGAGCGAAGCGACTGGGACCTGAGCGACACGGCACCTTTCGATTTTTCGGACGAGCTGGCGGACGATGAGGCGCCCAGATTCAACAAGCTGAAGGTCGTGGTGTCTGGAGAGATGTCGGACTATTCCGCCGGAGCTTCGTCCAACGGTGTGGCCGTGAACACGCTGGTGGCAGATGATGATGACTCCCTGCTGGACTCGTCTTCCAGCCTGGGCAGCCCGGGGCTAAACATGGATCCTTGTGACAGCTGCACTAGAAAGCGGGAGGCCATCAAACACAGGAGGGTGATGAAGAGGCTTGGCATTGCAGCTTTGCTGTATTTGCTCTTTATGACGGGTGAAATTATAG GTGGTTATGTGTCCAACAGTTTAGCCATCATGACCGATGCGTTGCACATCTTAGCCGATGTTGTGGGTATTCTGTTTTCTATGCTGGCCCTCTTTCTTACGACTAAACCACCAACCAAGAGATTCACTTTTGGACTCCATCGTCTAG AGGTGGTAGCAGCAGTCCTCAGTGTGCTGCTCATCTATATACTGACTGGCATACTGCTCTATGAGGCAGTTCAGAGGACAATAAAACAGGACTTCAGCATAGACGGCGATGTCATGCTCATCACTGCAGCTGTGGGGGTGGCTGTTAACATTAT AATGGGCTTCTTGTTAAACCAAGATGGTCACCTGCACTCACATAGCCACGGCCACGGCCACAGCCACGGTCAGTCTCCCGCCCCTGCTGGTGCTTCAAGTTCACAGTCGGCTCAGCAGCAGAGGCCACATGGCAGCCTCGCCGTAAGAGCTGCATTCATCCATGCTTTGGGAGATCTCCTCCAGAGTGTCGGAGTGCtcatagctgcttacattgtcCGGTTCAAg CCAGAGTTAAAGTTGGCAGACCCCATCTGCACGTACATCTTCTCCATTCTGGTTCTTTTTACCACATTACGCATCTTACGAGACACAGGAGTCATCGTTTTGGAGG GTGTTCCCAGGCACCTGGACACTCAGCGAATCAGAGAGGACCTCCTTAAGCTGGAGGATGTCCAATCAGTCGATGAGCTGAACGTCTGGGCGCTGACGGCAGACAAGACTGCAGCACTGGTGCATCTCCAGCTGA CGCCCTCCAGTGCTAACAACTGGGAGGAGGTCCAGGCAAAGGCGCGTCACATGCTGCTTCACACCTACGGCCTCACCAGGTGCACAGTGCAGATCCAGACACACAGGCAGAGGGTGGCACGCAGTTGCACAAACTGCCAGGAGGCTAGCGCCTAA
- the bloc1s6 gene encoding biogenesis of lysosome-related organelles complex 1 subunit 6 — MEVEGMEDEGSSSQSELPHSEDLQSVQQESLHLDGSAPVENVYVDKKAVDKLTEGFLTHYLPDLQNSKRALQELTQNQLVLLDTLDQEVTKFRECNALLDLNSLFTEAKVYHNKLVNIRKEMIMLHEKTTKLKKRALKLQQQKQKEALEKEQQREKELERERQLNAKPAKRM, encoded by the exons ATGGAGGTAGAAGGAATGGAAGATGAAGGATCTTCGTCCCAAAGTGAACTTCCTCACAGTGAAG ATCTACAGTCGGTCCAGCAAGAATCATTGCATCTGGATGGCTCAGCCCCGGTGGAAAACGTGTATGTGGATAAGAAAGCAGTGGACAAACTCACAGAGGGATTCCTCACTCACTACCTACCAGATCTGCAGAACTCTAAGAGAGCCCTCCAGGAGCTCAC acAAAATCAGCTTGTGCTGTTGGACACACTGGACCAAGAAGTCACAAAGTTCAGAGAATGTAATGCCTTATTGGACCTCAATTCCCTG TTTACAGAGGCGAAGGTGTACCACAATAAACTGGTGAACATAAGGAAAGAGATGATTATGCTCCATGAAAAGACAACTAAACTAAAG AAAAGAGCTTTGAAGCTGCAGCAACAAAAGCAGAAGGAGGCGCTGGAGAAGGAGCAGCAGCGGGAGAAGGAACTGGAGAGAGAAAGGCAGCTCAACGCCAAACCTGCTAAAAGAATGTAG